In the genome of Mesorhizobium sp. NBSH29, the window CTATGTCGAGGAGACTGAAACTGTTCGAAAAGCTCTCGGACTTGGAAAGGTCCACATGCTCGGCCATTCCTGGGGAGGATGGCTCGCAATCGACTATGCGCTGGCTTACCCGGAACATCTGCAAACGCTGATCCTGGAAGATACTGTCGCAGACATGCCGCATCTCATCATCGAGCTTGAGCGTTTGCGCGCTGCGCTCGGACCGGAAACGGTGGCCATGATGCAAAAGCATGAGGCTCAGGGAACGCTGGACCACCCCGAATACATGGCAGCGATCACGATACTCAACTATCGCCACGTGTGCCGCATGGCCGAATGGCCGGCACCAGTTGTTCGCTCGCTCACCGACTGGAACATGGGCCCCTACACAACCATGCAGGGACCAAATGAGTTTCTTTATACCGGCAACCTGAAAGACTGGAACCGTATTGGGGATCTGCCGAAAATTCAGGTACCGGTCCTGATCACGCATGGTGAGCACGACGAGTTGACCCCCGCCTGCGGGCTTCGAATGAAGCTTGCCATACCCAAGGCCGAGCTTCACGTCATTGCGAACGCCAGCCACATGCCATTCTACGAAAATCCGGGTACATATTACCCTATCTTGAAAGCGTTCCTCGCGCGCCACAAGGCCGCTTGATGGACCCACGGTCACGGCAGGTCCCGGAAAACAATGCACCGATATAGGTTCGTCCTCTTCAGGCCGCTGCAGTTTTTGCCTGTGCTCTTTGGCATCAGCGTGATCACCTTCGTTCTGGTACGATTGATTCCAGGTGACCCGGCGCGTGTACTGCTGGGAACGCGCGCGACGCCCGACGCGCTGGAACGTATCCGTGAGCAGTACGGTCTGAACGAGCCCATGTGGGTGCAGTATTTCTACTTCATCAAAAACCTGTGGAACGGCGAGATGGGGCGTTCAATCCTTTACAAGATCGATGTTCTCAAGCTCATTGCCACCCGTATCGAACCGACATTGGCGCTGGTGCTTTGCAGCGTGTTGCTATCAATCCTGATCGCGGTACCGATGGCGGCGATTGCCGCGCGCAACCAAGGGCGATGGGCCGACCATCTCATCCGTGTCACATCCACCTTCGGCATCGGCTTCCCACCATTCTGGCTCGGCCTGATGCTGATCATCTTGTTCAGCGTCAAGCTCGGGGTCCTACCGGTTTCCGGATATGGAAATACTTTTGGGGAAAAGGCGGCACATCTGGTGTTGCCCAGCCTAACGATTGCTCTGTCCCTGTCGACAGTTCTGGCCCGCAGTCTAAGGGCGGCTATGGTCGAGGCGTTGCGTTCTGATGTTGCGACAGCAGCACGCGCCCGCGGAATGCCAGAAAGCATTGTTTTCTGGCGGCATGTGGTGCCCAACTCACTGGTTCCCACCGTTAATCTTTTGGCCGTCAACATCGGCTGGCTCATTGGCGGAACGGTGGTGATTGAGACCGTCTTCGCGCTTCCCGGCATGGGCCAACTGCTGGTGCGGGCCATTTTTTCGCGCGATTACATGGTTGTCCAAGGCATCGCCATGGTGCTTGCCTGCGCAACCGTGTTGATCAATTTCCTCGCGGATATTGCTACCGTTGCACTCGACCCGAGGGTAAAGCTATGAGCCCGTCCAGTGTCTTCACCCAGTTTGCCGGGTGGCAACGCTTAGCGGGGCGTCGCGTCGCACTGGTGGCGGGTGCCACGCTGCTTGCGCTTTTTCTTGTTATGGCAATTACCGCACCCTGGATCGCCCCATACGACCCTATCGCGCAGGATGCACTGGTTCGGCTGCAGCCACCCTCGCTGCTACATCCCTTTGGAACCGATAATTTCGGCCGTGACATTTTCTCCCGGGTCATTTGGGGGACCAGGATCGACCTGCAGATCGCTGTTATCGGCGTCATCTTCCCGCTTGTAATCGGAACGCTTCTTGGCACGCTAGCCGGGTTCTTCGGTGGGATCGTCGATGTGATTTTCATGCGCATCGTCGACATCATTCTGGCATTTCCCTTCCTCGTCCTGATGCTGTCCATCATTGCTATTCTGGGACCGGGCCTGGCAAGCTTTTACATCGCCATGGCGCTGGTGGGATGGGTGTCCTATGCGCGGCTTATCAGGGCCCAGATCCTAGTGATCAAGAACAGCGATTATGCCGTAGCAGCCACCAGCCTGGGGTTCAGCCGCACCCGCATCATGTTCCGGCACCTGCTGCCCAATGCGGTGGCCGGATCGCTGGTATTTGCCATGTCGGACGCCGTCCTCGTGCTGCTCAACGGCGCGGCGATCAGCTATCTCGGCCTTGGCGTACAACCACCCTTGGCAGAATGGGGGGTGATGGTGGCGGAAGGCCAACCTTTCATTACCACAGCATGGTGGATCACTTTGTTTCCGGGGCTTTCGATCGTCGTTCTTGCCTT includes:
- a CDS encoding proline iminopeptidase-family hydrolase translates to MWREIQADERIEVDVNGHKIIAYSFGAGSETVFCLNGGPGLPCDYLREAHSCMVDEGYRVVAFDQLGTGASDRPTDAALWTISRYVEETETVRKALGLGKVHMLGHSWGGWLAIDYALAYPEHLQTLILEDTVADMPHLIIELERLRAALGPETVAMMQKHEAQGTLDHPEYMAAITILNYRHVCRMAEWPAPVVRSLTDWNMGPYTTMQGPNEFLYTGNLKDWNRIGDLPKIQVPVLITHGEHDELTPACGLRMKLAIPKAELHVIANASHMPFYENPGTYYPILKAFLARHKAA
- a CDS encoding ABC transporter permease, with amino-acid sequence MHRYRFVLFRPLQFLPVLFGISVITFVLVRLIPGDPARVLLGTRATPDALERIREQYGLNEPMWVQYFYFIKNLWNGEMGRSILYKIDVLKLIATRIEPTLALVLCSVLLSILIAVPMAAIAARNQGRWADHLIRVTSTFGIGFPPFWLGLMLIILFSVKLGVLPVSGYGNTFGEKAAHLVLPSLTIALSLSTVLARSLRAAMVEALRSDVATAARARGMPESIVFWRHVVPNSLVPTVNLLAVNIGWLIGGTVVIETVFALPGMGQLLVRAIFSRDYMVVQGIAMVLACATVLINFLADIATVALDPRVKL
- a CDS encoding ABC transporter permease, which gives rise to MSPSSVFTQFAGWQRLAGRRVALVAGATLLALFLVMAITAPWIAPYDPIAQDALVRLQPPSLLHPFGTDNFGRDIFSRVIWGTRIDLQIAVIGVIFPLVIGTLLGTLAGFFGGIVDVIFMRIVDIILAFPFLVLMLSIIAILGPGLASFYIAMALVGWVSYARLIRAQILVIKNSDYAVAATSLGFSRTRIMFRHLLPNAVAGSLVFAMSDAVLVLLNGAAISYLGLGVQPPLAEWGVMVAEGQPFITTAWWITLFPGLSIVVLAFAFSLIGDGLGDLLGVHE